Proteins encoded in a region of the Procambarus clarkii isolate CNS0578487 chromosome 42, FALCON_Pclarkii_2.0, whole genome shotgun sequence genome:
- the LOC123770957 gene encoding SCAN domain-containing protein 3-like produces the protein HALYRLYRMSPPPAKKRCQSNEEDIREFKEYWTEKFGMIKKDDKALCIFCSDTVVCRTSSVKRHFENVHKNLSNKTEEEQRELISRELSKTKTQAETFMNYISDRPSSNLVAASFEVSKVIAQHGKPLCDGEYIKEAWLECPPFLFDNFSEKKKIIQRIKDLPVSRKTVKDRILKLERNTAEQLTKDLSSCKFFSICVDESTDITSSARLAIYSRFCRGDEVCEEMVALASLPERTTGDEICKTVVNEFSTRQIDISKVVSVTTDGAPNMTGEKAGFVNLFAKSVGHPLIGFHCIIHEEALCAKAGLKELQKVMQIVTKVVNYICGRPLNKRQFQTLVDEVESVYKGLKMYNHVRGLCRGLVLKRFIECLDEIKLYLNDQQVSYHEFSDIVWFSTRFAKFRELEDTVKFIKFPDSIKMDELNLQMFSWIDMGDFEMQLIEFQSSSIWKKKFVDLRVDLENIERERLEMKVVPGSGRGWQLFRVEGRRRGSPGGDLRSVAPLDYENPSHRRGFRFRVQVTDMSIQVFCACILHVTSDGSLGSL, from the exons CATGCCCTTTACAGATTGTACagaatgtcaccaccaccagctaagaAACGATGTCAGTCAAATGAAGAGGATATTAGAGAATTTAAGGAATACTGGACTGAAAAGTTTGGCATGATTAAGAAggatgataaagctttatgcattTTCTGTTCTGACACAGTTGTTTGTAGAACTTCTTCTGTaaagagacattttgaaaatgttCATAAGAACTTAAGCAATAAAACTGAGGAGGAACAAAGAGAATTAATTTCTCGTGAACTGAGCAAGACAAAAACACAAGCTGAAACTTTTATGAATTATATTTCAGATAGGCCCAGTTCCAATTTAGTTGCTGCTAGTTTTGAAGTTTCAAAAGTTATTGCCCAACACGGAAAGCCTCTCTGTGATGGGGAGTATATTAAAGAAGCTTGGCTAGAATGTCCACCTTTTCTTTTTGACAACTTTTCAGAAAAGAAAAAGATTATTCAGCGCATTAAAGATTTGCCTGTGAGTAGGAAAACAGTTAAGGATAGGATACTTAAGTTGGAAAGAAATACAGCTGAACAATTGACAAAAGATTTGTCTTCATGCAAGTTTTTTTCTATTTGTGTTGATGAAAGTACAGACATTACATCATCAGCTAGGCTAGCCATATATTCTAGATTTTGTAGGGGTGATGAAGTATGTGAAGAGATGGTTGCTCTTGCATCACTACCTGAGCGTACTACCGGGGATGAAATATGTAAAACAGTTGTGAACGAATTCTCTACTCGGCAAATTGACATATCAAAAGTAGTATCCGTCACAACAGATGGTGCCCCAAACATGACTGGTGAGAAGGCAGGATTTGTAAATCTGTTTGCAAAAAGTGTTGGTCATCCACTGATTGGCTTCCATTGCATCATACATGAGGAGGCTTTATGTGCAAAAGCTGGCCTAAAGGAACTGCAAAAAGTGATGCAAATAGTTACCAAGGTTGTTAATTACATTTGTGGTCGGCCTTTAAATAAAAGACAATTTCAAACTCTAGTGGATGAGGTAGAATCTGTGTATAAAGGACTGAAAATGTACAACCATGTTCGTGGGCTTTGCAGAGGCTTGGTTCTGAAACGATTTATTGAATGCTTAGATGAGATAAAGCTCTATTTgaacgaccaacaagtgtcataccatgaattttctgacatcgtgtgg ttctctacaagatttgccaaattcagagaactggaagacacagtaaagttcatcaagtttccaGACAGCATCAAAATGGATGAACTAAACTTGCAAATGTTTTCATGGATAGACATGGGTGATTTTGAGATGCAGTTGATTGAATTTCAGAGTAGCTCAATTTGGAAGAAGAAATTTGTTGACCTTAGAGTTGACTTGGAAAAtattgaaagagagagattagagatgaaa GTGGTGCCAGGAAGTGGGCGAGGCTGGCAGCTGTTCCGGGTGGAGGGTCGCCGCCGGGGGAGCCCAGGTGGCGACCTGCGCTCCGTCGCGCCCCTCGACTACGAGAACCCCAGCCACAGACGAGGCTTCCGGTTCAGAGTCCAAGTGACAGACATG